The following nucleotide sequence is from Zea mays cultivar B73 chromosome 1, Zm-B73-REFERENCE-NAM-5.0, whole genome shotgun sequence.
tccCCTACCGCCGGTCATCGGACATGTGTTCTCTACATATGCATCCAGAAAACACGAGTGTGCTAAAAAATCAATGAGCAGTAGAAAGGATTCTTCCAGCCTGACATTTCCCTCCTTGTAAAAGACCATCACTAGATCCAGACATTTCCTTCTTTGTAAAAGACCATCACTAGGTCAGCATCAAGTCAAGCAAACAAGCacagaggaagaagaaaaaaaagactgAAACATCGCGCTGGTTTAATTCTACGGAAAATCAAAATCAATCTCAagagataataataataataataataataaggatGGTGCGTGTGCGACACCTGGCCGTAATTTCGTTTCCCTCCGTTGTCATATCAAGTGACGGTCTTTTACAAGGAGGGAATCTTCGCGCTACTCATTGATTTGATTATAGATTGCCGGTCTTTTTTGTTTAGTTTAGCACACTCATGTTTTTTTGGATGGATGTATCTGTAGAGACGACTGTTATATATCCACCTGTCTCTATAAACCATATTTTTTAGAGCCAGTTAGAAACATGAGTCATCATATCTATAAATTGCCGGTCGCGAGATAAAACCATGGTCCAGAAATCACAAACCTGGGCCCCAAAAATCGGTACTTCACTTGCTAGGCAGCCACAGAGACACACGATATCACAAGTCATATGATTTTCTGCGATCTCAGGCGGCTTCATGTGCATCTATACCTCCTCAAACCACTACATCCATGCATCAATAATCACTTGCCTAGCTTGTTCTGATTTCGAAATTAGTACGTAGTTGAGACCCTAATGAATGAATTTCGGTGAAAATATTATCAATTACAAAGTTATTGTATAAGTTTTTAATAACTTCGGTTTTGATTATTTCTCTATTCATGGCCATTTAAAAAAAGTTTATTTTTTTTTATACTGTACAGCTAGCGCTCCTAATTTTAGAAGCATGCAGCAGCTGAGACATCTTGATTTTTAGATGTGACCGGAAATATTTGCCTATAAAAACGACAGTCATTTATAGAGGCGTCTAGAAACAACAAcagccctctctctctctacaaATGTACGTGTTTTTAGAGGCAGCTCGGTTTTGACCAATTCAGCTCCGACTCTATAAAAAAAAACTCCCGGTTCGTGTTGAAACGCATTTATGCAGTAGTGATATCTTCATTTCTAATAAGAAAATAGAGATGGCGTTTAATTTATTTGTTGAGTTAACCTAACAGTAGCTTCGTGTAAAATCTAAGGGCTGTAGCGTTCTCTAGCTCCGAGAGTTGATATAGTGATTCCGAGTGATTTCGAGAGCTGATATAGTGGCTCGGCAGGAGTGATTCTCGCTGGGAGCGGAGCTATAAAAGCTTTGCCAAACGCCCACTAAGGTTCTTGCTCACcgattagggctagtttggatacTTAAATCACCTTCGGGATTGAAAGAGATTGGagagaaaattagttcatttccatcACAATCCCCTCCAATTCCGAAGTGCATTTTAGGTTCCCAAAGTAGCCCTAGTAGCCCTTATAGTATAAATAAATCCAATGCTGTCACGGTTTGTTATCGCCAATGATTGCACAGGACGACACAGGCCGCACCCAATACGCCATTGGATGGCCAGAAACCGCCAGTTCATATCTCTTGCTACCTCGAGCCAGCGCCCAGCAGTACGTGATATCCATGTGTTCCGCAACAAAGGAAACGATAGGTGCGAAGCAAATTTTGCATGAGCAAGCCAAAGATGCTTTGCTTGCTTCACATGCACATAGATGAAGTGATCAAGCCTTGCCCAGCGACGCCGCGCCTGTGGGATCGACTAGGGGACCATTAATCTGGCACTGACAGCCATCTTTTTTCTCTCTTACATACATAGTTACACTACACAACAGCAGCAAATATAAAACCTGCTTGTAGCGTGAATGAATATCAGATCGATCCATTGCTCGGCCTAACTTGCGTAGGTATATATGGGCGCAATTGTTCTGTATCtatgtatatatgtatgtatggGCAACTGTCATACATGTGAGAGGGTCGTCGATCGATAGATCAACTGTTCGCATCATCAGCTAGAAGAAAGGCAGATTAATGGTCCACAAGTGCTGCCCTCGTTGCTTTGCTAGCTCCTGTAGAACGACGCAACATGTACTACATATACGGTCAGCTTAGCTTGCCTTTTCACACTATAAATACGCTGCCCTAGCCATGGAAATTCGCATCACAAGCAATCGATCAAGCTAGCATGGCGGTGAAGGTGTGGGTGTTCGCCGTGGCACTGATGATGTGCGCTGGTGTAGGGCTTGGAGCTGACGACGACGGCGGCAGCCGCCTTATTAGCCGCTGTCGTCTGAGCTCGCCCAACTACCGCGGCGCCCTGGCAAAGGCCATCCTCTTCTTCGAGGGGCAGCGGTCGGGGCGGCTGCCGGCAAACCAGAGAGTCAGGTGGCGCGGGGACTCGGCGCTCACCGACGGCCAACCCGAAAACGTGCACTAGCTCTCGCTCTTTCTTTTATTACTATTAGCATATCGACGATTATTATTGCCATATTTTTCTAATAAATTTACACAAGGAAGCTAGCTAggacgcatgcatgcatgcattatattgACGACGGACCTTTTTGacaatttttttcttttttctttttcaaaaagaaagaaggaagaattgAAGCTCATTGTGTTCGTGTCGTCGTTGCTGCTCCATATGTAGGTGAACTTGACGGGTGGCTACTACGACGCCGGAGACAACGTCAAGTTCGGTTTCCCGATGGCGTTCAGCGTCACCCTCCTGAGCTGGAGCGCCGTCGAGTACCGCGACGAGGTGGCGGCGGCGGGTCAGCTCCGCCACCTCCGGTCCGCCATCCAGTGGGGCGCCGACTTCCTTCTCCGTGCCCACACCACGCCGACCACCCTCTACACTCAGGTATACGTACGGTACAGTCATCATATATATATACGTATAGTACAGCTGATGAATGAATTCCATTCTTTTTCTATAGGTTGGCGACGGCAACGCCGACCACCAATGCTGGGAGCGGCCAGAGGACATGGACACGCCGCGGACGCTGTACAAGATCACCCGGAGCTCGCCCGGGTCCGAGGCCGCCGGCGAGGCGGCGGCAGCGCTCGCCGCCGCGTACCTGGTGTTCAGGGACGACCGGGACAAGACCTTAGCCACGCAGCTCCTGGCCGCGTCCAGATCCGTGCGTCGTCGTCACGTTACGCCTCATCTTTTATTTTTTTTCCTTTCCCGCCACTCCATGCTGGCTCCTCTCCgatccatgcatgcatgcacgcaCATATCCGGATTTTCCTTTAATTGCATAGTGTGTTGTCTCGTCTGATTTTTGTTTGATAACACGTGACCAGAGTGAGCAAAGCTTTCCCACTAGGGATCCAGCAGCATCTTATTGCGTTGCGTGCGCGCACTGCTAATTAATCGATCGATCTGGCCTGTGgtgcatttcttcttcttcttctctctctcagTGTGTTTTGAATTAATCTTGGCCTTtgcacttttgaacttcttttccttttgaatttgttttgaatcttggccatgcatgcatgctgaCCAAAACACGTACGATATACATCAGCTCTTCGACTTCGCAAACGACTACAGGGGATCCTACCAGTTGTCCTGCCCATTCTACTGCTCCTACTCAGGCTACCAGGTTGGACCATGCACGCAAGAACATCGATCCGTACTAGGCTTTATTAATTCAGCTCCTCGGCTCTCCTCTGTGACTGTACCAGGACGAGCTCCAGTGGGCGTCGGCATGGCTCTACCGGGCAACCAAGGACAGCAAGTACCTCGACTTCCTGCAGAACAACCAGGGCGGCAGCGCCACCGAGTTCAGCTGGGACAACAAGTATCCCGGAGCTCAGCTGCTTGCAACACAGGTCACCCCCGGCCATCGATCTTGCATGCACATGAaccatatacatatatatatcacTCAGAAACCACGTGTACTAACTTGACGCATATGCATGCATgaaccatcatcatcatctatCCTTGGTCGTCAGGAGTACTTGGCTGGAAGGACAGAGCTGGAAGGCTACAAGAGGGGCCTGGACTCGTTCGTCTGCGCCGTGATGCCCAACAGCGGCAACACGCAGATCCGCACCACCCCTGGTCCGTCGTCGTCCGGCCGTAAATAACGATCTGCTGCTGCAACCTGATGATCTGATTGACACGACACGACACCGCATGCAGGAGGGCTTCTCTTCACCCGCGACTCCGTTAACCTGCAGTACACAACCACCGCCACCCTGCTGCTGTCGATCTACGCGAAGGCCCTCCTCGCTTCTGCAGCAGGAGCAGTCCAGTGCAGCGCCGCGACCTTCTCTCCGGACCAGATCAGTTCATTTGCGACGTCACAGGTACGTAAGCAAGCAAAGCAAAGCATATATATACACAGTTTGCATGCAGCGCCAGCTAATTAACGAACCTCGCTCATCGATCGGACTCTCGTCTTGGTCTTTCGTTTCCTGCAGGTGGACTACATCCTGGGAGACAACCCCAGGAGCGCGTCCTACATGGTCGGCTTCAGCTCCAAGTTCCCGAGGCGCATCCACCACCGCGGCTCCTCCATTCCGTCCATCAAGGTCCTCCCCCGGAAGGTCACCTGCAGCGAGGGCTTCTCGTCGTGGTTCCCGACGGCCAACCCCAACCCCAACGTCCACGTCGGCGCCATCGTCGGCGGGCCCGACGGGAACGACCAGTTCGGCGACAACAGGGAGGACTCCACGCACTCCGAGCCGGCAACGTACATCAACGCGGCATTTGTGGGCGCCTGCGCTGCTGCACTGGGGCGCAGCCAGCAGGTGCCTGTGGACGAAACAGCCTCAGCCCACAGTGATGTTATGTAACTAGCTACAACGGAGGAGTATGCAAGGGCGGGCAACCAAACCATGATATCGCTTTGTGTAACATCCCAAGGCCCCTACCCCCACTACCACTCTTGATCATCCTGATAAGAAgagataaataaataattaaatacaATGGCAAATCTGCAGTAGTAAACATTATCTGCCGAGTCAAACATGCATCATTCAGCAAAACCCAATCACATGACTAGAGAAAGCAGTCAATCTCGTTTCAACTTTGATCGAAATGAAGTGTCTTATCTACAATGGTTTGCTGCAGTACTCCAGCAACAGCTGGACAAATCAAAACTAAACTGGGGGGGTTCTATTTTTCTTTATACTGCCATTTCTATATATAGTAGTGTGCCGCTAAGCTAGCTGGCCAATCCAGGAACCAGCCAGAGATGCACAATTAACCGCGGTGCCAAAGAAGAGTTCCCAGAACCAAAGATCCACCGCGAGAACCGAAGAGAAGATGAGCAGGGCGAGCGTCTCGTATCTATTCAAAGGCCAGCCTGAAGCCTCAGCCAGCGTCTTCAACAAGGGGAGGGATTCGCTGTCTATCTCCCGGCTTCTTATTGACCACGCGGTGACCCACTGCACATCGGCCGGGACCATGTCCAGCTCTTCTCGAAGGCGTCTTCCCAGGTCTGGCATGTGTCCGCCGCCGTAGAGGACCGCTATTCTCTTGTACCCACCGTTTATTGCTTCCTGGATCTTCTCGGCAGCAACTCTGTTCCTCTCCCCAATGATAACTGATTTCTCCTCAACGGGTGTAGGCACAGCTGTGAATCTTTAATAAAAAAAAGAGAAGTAAATCAGCGAATACTAAGAACCTCAATTGCCTGATTGGTTTCAGATTACTCACTCAGATGTCAGTTGCTTTGCCAAGAAAATCTTCAGTGCAGCTCCAAAATCTAGCCTGGACAATGCCTCCAGCTCTGGAAACCCATCTTGCTTTTCCACTGGCAGACACAGCCCAGTGATGACGAGTAGCCCAACAAGTGGCATTGGTAGCACACGCGAGGCCCATAGTAACTTCGACCTCCAAAAGTTAAGGCCATCTGGCATGTTACTTGGCTGCACCAAGGCTTTGGTTGATTTCAGTGTCATGTCTATGGCAAACGTGAGAATACTTTCACCTCTTTCACtctggaagaagaagaagaaaaaacactGTAATTAAAATATACTCTAATAAGAATGGCCAGGGTAGTACAGTCAGGGAACATGAGTGCTAACTGGTTCATACTCCATACCTAGTATGACCAGCAAAACAGTTGGTACCATGTGACACTAGTTTCCTACTAATGTGGTGGTGACCAAACATTTCAAAAAGCAAAAGACTAATGACATGACTAAATGAAATAATTACCTGAAGCTGTTTGAATGTTTCATAGTCAAGGTCAGCATGTTGCCATTTCTCATTGCCATAATCAAGACAGTCTAACTGATAATCCAACGAAAGGACCCGAGCCATTTGTTTCTGTATGAAACCAATAATACTAAATCCTCTGCGTGAAGATTTCATCTTCTTAGCAGCCATTGGACCTTTCGGATTGCTCAAATTCTCCCGAGTTGTAACCATTTCATACAGGACACAATCGTAATCTTCAAGCTCTCGCTGCAGTCTATCAAAGTATCTGAAGAAAAAAACTGAAGATCTCAGCTAATTCTCTATAGTAATAGTAGCTATAAACATTCATGAATGGCAGGACATTTGAACAAGGGAATGATGATAATTCACAGGGAATGCACATCAACATGACAGCAAAACTTAATGCGAGAAAACAATACTTTAACATGAAACAGAGGAAACGCGTACATACTCTTTGTCTGCAATGTGGACTGTAGAAACCAAATCAACCTGCAGCATAACAGGAGTTGACAATTGAATAAAAGCTAGAGAAATTTCATTAGAAAGTTCTAGGACATTGACTCAACACTGTTTTGCACCTATTGGGTTCTTCTATCAGCTAAGTGGCAATCAAAAAACTTATGAAAGTGCTAAAACTTCCAGAGCGAAGTGGGCATCAGAGTGTTGCTAATGCGAAGCCCACAAAATCCAGGCATTGAAGTGGTAACAGCATTTAAGCCAGTCTCCCTATTTATTGTTAAAGGATAACATTAACGCGGGAAATTCCTCACTATGACTACTAATTCTGCAGGGAAGTTGAGAGGACCAATTAAACGGCGGGGATTAACATCCATTTTGTGCATTTTTTTTATACAAACATTTTTGTGCAATTCTCGCTAGCACATCGGATTTGAGTGTCGAAGGAAGCAGGCGAGCGACACACGCACAAGGAGCCGGCAGACTCACGTGGAGGAAGGGGTGGAGAAGCGACCACGGGAACCGCTTCTTGAAGCGCACCACCGCCGTCTGCAGCTCCCCGCCTGGCAGCCCGCCTCCGCCTGCCCCTCCGGCACAGCCAAGCTCGGGGCGGCGGTAGCGGAGGTAGTCGGTGATGGAGCTGCTGGTAGCGAACCTCTCCACCTCTCCGTCCCCCACCCCGGACGTGGCGGCTGCGGCGACGGACCGCAGCCAGGGGGCGCGGCGCCGGCGGCGAGCGCGGGAGGAGAGGAAAGCGGCGGCGAACGAGGTGGAGGGCACCGAAGCCGTCGAGAGCATCGCCGTCGGCGGTTAGGGTTTTGGAGAAGACAGGGAGCGAGAGAGTTGAAGCGGCAGTGGGTGGAGGGGGCGACCGGGCGAGCGACGAGCGTGGCGGATTGCTGGATGCTGCCTCGCCTCGGCCTTCCCCTAATCCCCTGTCTCTCCGTCCaggaagataaccgagacgtaggcCCACCGAGGTTGTTTGGTTGGCTGGCGCGAGGCCACGACCTCTTGAACGCCTAGGAAACGTTTCCGCTCGGCAGCGTGGCAGTCTATAAATCAGTAGTGTAGTGCACCGATTTTACTGCGTTATAAACACTGTTATATCATATACGACGTGAATAAGACCCTGTTTGGTCCTTGTCTAACAATTATATTACCGGTTGAAAATTAACAACGATAAGATGATTAATACTTGAGACAATCTTCAGCTATATATCTTTTTGATAGATTAATAATTCATATGTATTCAGAGAACCAGCCAACGTAGATACAGGCAGACTAGACTCCTTCAGTAGACAACTGATTTATAGAAACAGTTTCCGGTATATCGGGGAGATGATTGTCTGATTAGGATAATCTAACCATGGACATGCACGCACCCAGGATTAGTGGCATGCAAGCCTTACACCAAAAAAAAGGATCAATCTACGTATGCAGCAATAGTGGCATGCAAGCCCACTTAATCTAAATATAGTCTAGCCTGCCTATATTTGGGCACAGaaaagcagcttatctgagaagctggtgAAAAACAacttctgcttgttggctgcttttagttcATTATGAGAAGCAGCTAAACTAATAAGTTGCTGGAGAAGCTGCTTGTTTAGCACAACTTCTGCTTAAATCTACGAAGAACTtgaaaataagctgtgccaaatCTACGTTGGCTGGTTCTTATAATACATATGGATTAGTTGGCTGGTTCTCAGAATACATATGGATTATTAATCTTTCATGGTACCAGAGGGTTCGTTCCGAACCAACTTCCACATTTTCTAGCCACGCTACCTCGCCACCTCGTTGCCATGGCCGACGATGATGTTGTTGTCGCCGCTCGTCGTGCCTTGGAGCAGCGTGTTGCTGCCTTTACTGCTGAAGAACATCGTGAGGCTGCTCGCCAAGAAGCTGCACACCTAGAGGCTACGCGCGTTGAGGCCGAGCGCCGGGAGGCTGCACGCTTGGAGCAGGAAAGACGTAACGCCGATGCCCATGCGCTAGtcgtcgccggtgaggttgccGTGGCTACTGCCGCACTTCATGCTCAAGTCGCGGCGATCCTCAACGCCAAGTCTCTCGTCCCCATCGTCCTCGACTTCACGTCGACCCACTACAACCGATGGCGTGGTCTCTTCCTCAACACTCTTGAGCGCTATGCGCTCGTTGACCATGTGCTTTCCGACAACGATCACTCCAACGACACCATGTGGAAGCGCATGGACTGcacctgtaacaccccaggtgtttatttcTCGTCCGACAACGAGTATGAATTTAAGCACAGGATATCAATGAATATAAAGGTCGCTAAGTTCTAATCATTTTTGTCCATGAATCTATACTACCCAAAAAATTTCGCGAAATTCAGACTTTAGTTAATCTTCTGAATTATTGAGTCTTGTGCCTAATTAAAATTTATCGATTAAGCGAATACGAATTTGGAACCTCGACCCACTCTTGTGATTTTTGACCCTAGTAAAATTTTATTAGAAGCTCGGCGACAAGAGTGTTGATGCGAGATTAAATTGGACCGAGATAATTAGAGCCGATATTGAGTATTCGTAATTATCAGTTTCTCTGTTCAGACTGCGGATGAATTATCAGATTTCAAGTTAAATTGAATCAAACCTGGTTCAAATTTTGTCGTCGGTTTTGTTTGATTCGACCTGCTCATACCTCTTTTAGACCCAGATTTC
It contains:
- the LOC100274182 gene encoding Endoglucanase 20-like precursor — protein: MAVKVWVFAVALMMCAGVGLGADDDGGSRLISRCRLSSPNYRGALAKAILFFEGQRSGRLPANQRVRWRGDSALTDGQPENVNLTGGYYDAGDNVKFGFPMAFSVTLLSWSAVEYRDEVAAAGQLRHLRSAIQWGADFLLRAHTTPTTLYTQVGDGNADHQCWERPEDMDTPRTLYKITRSSPGSEAAGEAAAALAAAYLVFRDDRDKTLATQLLAASRSLFDFANDYRGSYQLSCPFYCSYSGYQDELQWASAWLYRATKDSKYLDFLQNNQGGSATEFSWDNKYPGAQLLATQEYLAGRTELEGYKRGLDSFVCAVMPNSGNTQIRTTPGGLLFTRDSVNLQYTTTATLLLSIYAKALLASAAGAVQCSAATFSPDQISSFATSQVDYILGDNPRSASYMVGFSSKFPRRIHHRGSSIPSIKVLPRKVTCSEGFSSWFPTANPNPNVHVGAIVGGPDGNDQFGDNREDSTHSEPATYINAAFVGACAAALGRSQQVPVDETASAHSDVM
- the LOC100275547 gene encoding uncharacterized protein LOC100275547, coding for MLSTASVPSTSFAAAFLSSRARRRRRAPWLRSVAAAATSGVGDGEVERFATSSSITDYLRYRRPELGCAGGAGGGGLPGGELQTAVVRFKKRFPWSLLHPFLHVDLVSTVHIADKEYFDRLQRELEDYDCVLYEMVTTRENLSNPKGPMAAKKMKSSRRGFSIIGFIQKQMARVLSLDYQLDCLDYGNEKWQHADLDYETFKQLQSERGESILTFAIDMTLKSTKALVQPSNMPDGLNFWRSKLLWASRVLPMPLVGLLVITGLCLPVEKQDGFPELEALSRLDFGAALKIFLAKQLTSEFTAVPTPVEEKSVIIGERNRVAAEKIQEAINGGYKRIAVLYGGGHMPDLGRRLREELDMVPADVQWVTAWSIRSREIDSESLPLLKTLAEASGWPLNRYETLALLIFSSVLAVDLWFWELFFGTAVNCASLAGSWIGQLA